The proteins below are encoded in one region of Sander lucioperca isolate FBNREF2018 chromosome 11, SLUC_FBN_1.2, whole genome shotgun sequence:
- the mylk4b gene encoding myosin light chain kinase family member 4 isoform X3: MENLLKDKDIWILGSVCLVATFLWGRLWKLFSTKKRGRTTASADTQAKDDKEKAKLSLKGSKAQKKRRPADTSDTSSLNEPVLQEQVEKLNRQNTEHSHGKAEADNQRREERGSGGRRQESAELILDGSHTSAAQSEDRKEATKEEEEEEEGDVFEDSEPDDEQGKAEDVRPEQAGKVEDDGKKKHKGEAEDALSVNADICKTSLLSQESSEEVGDAATCSKRHVTEEDPVKEDLKKSRVEDGEVKNADGQVVEGGEPQASKSDEGKTEVDEEGKEKESAVKEFVIDSSPPPLAPFDHRIVTPKPHQIASYYTINRDEVLGGGRFGQVHKCIENSSGLTLAAKIIKARSQKEKDVVRNEMQVMNQLNHANLIQLYAAFESRHDIILVMEYVEGGELFDRIIDENYNLTELDTVLFIRQICEGLQYMHKMYILHLDLKPENILCVSRATNKIKIIDFGLARRYKPREKLRVNFGTPEFLAPEVINYEFVSFPTDMWSLGVITYMLLSGLSPFLGDDDNETLNNILACQWNFEEEEFADISDEAKDFITLLLVKSKSWRMSAAESLRHPWLSDRSLHYRLNQKKNKCHSTHAPSPESQTEKL; the protein is encoded by the exons GCAAAGGATGACAAGGAGAAAGCCAAACTGAGCCTGAAGGGCTCGAAGGCCCAGAAGAAGAGGAGACCTGCGGACACGTCAG ACACTTCCTCGCTGAATGAGCCAGTGCTGCAGGAGCAGGTGGAAAAACTCAACAGGCAGAACACTGAGCACTCTCATGGAAAAGCAGAGGCTGACAatcagaggagggaggagagaggaagcgGAGGACGAAGACAGGAGTCGGCGGAGCTGATCCTGGACGGATCACACACCTCTGCCGCCCAGTCAGAGGACAGGAAGGAGGCAActaaggaggaagaggaggaagaggagggggatgTCTTTGAGGACTCCGAGCCCGACGATGAACAGGGGAAGGCAGAAGATGTTCGTCCTGAACAGGCTGGCAAAGTAGAGGATGATGGGAAGAAAAAGCATAAAGGAGAGGCAGAAGACGCCCTAAGTGTCAATGCAGATATCTGCAAGACCTCTCTCCTGTCACAGGAAAG CTCTGAGGAGGTGGGCGACGCGGCCACATGCAGCAAACGTCATGTCACAGAAGAAGACCCGGTGAAGGAGGACCTGAAAAAGAGCAGAGTGGAAGACGGTGAAGTGAAAAATGCTGATGGGCAGGTGGTGGAGGGGGGCGAGCCTCAGGCCTCCAAATCTGACGAAGGAAAGACAGAGGTGGATGAGGAAGGGAAGGAGAAAGAGTCAGCGGTGAAGGAATTTGTAATTG ACTCAAGCCCTCCGCCGTTGGCACCTTTCGACCACCGCATCGTGACTCCCAAACCCCATCAGATAGCCAGCTATTACACTATCAACAGAGACGAGGTCTTGGGAGG GGGACGTTTTGGACAAGTCCACAAGTGCATAGAAAACTCGTCCGGTCTGACGTTGGCTGCCAAGATCATCAAAGCCAGGAGCCAGAAAGAGAAG gACGTGGTGAGGAATGAGATGCAGGTGATGAACCAGCTAAACCACGCCAACCTCATCCAGCTGTATGCCGCCTTCGAGTCACGCCATGACATCATCCTGGTCATGGAATA TgtggagggaggagagctgtTTGACCGCATCATTGATGAGAATTACAACTTGACAGAGTTGGACACGGTGCTGTTCATACGCCAGATCTGTGAAGGGCTGCAGTACATGCATAAGATGTACATCCTGCATCTTGACCTTAAG CCGGAGAACATTCTTTGTGTCAGCAGAGCGACTAACAAGATTAAAATCATTGACTTTGGCCTGGCCAGGAG GTATAAACCCAGGGAAAAGCTGAGGGTCAACTTTGGAACCCCTGAATTTTTAGCTCCTGAGGTCATCAACTACGAGTTTGTTTCATTCCCCACAGACATGTGGAGCCTTGGCGTCATCACTTACATGCT GCTCAGTGGCTTGTCTCCGTTTCTAGGGGACGACGACAACGAGACACTGAACAACATCCTGGCCTGTCAGTGGAACTTTGAGGAAGAAGAGTTTGCGGACATCTCGGACGAGGCCAAAGACTTCATCACCCTTCTGCTGGTGAAGAGTAAGAGCTGGAGGATGAGCGCAGCAGAGTCCCTCAGACACCCCTGGCTGTCAGACCGGAGTCTGCACTATCGACTTAACCAGaag AAAAACAAGTGCCACTCCACACATGCTCCTTCTCCAGAGAGCCAGACAG AAAAACTGTGA
- the mylk4b gene encoding myosin light chain kinase 2, skeletal/cardiac muscle isoform X1 encodes MSSSLVNSLAKVYDPNPLHGQKPGGRKLSLNGSDKSQASSSSPSSPHDAALRCVESRMDSLSSQMECLLNMQHTVLTRLDGLSQDVRGMGQDLASMRKDGHGGRHRSGVEAVCRELRGAVERASERMESQGRRLEGVERLVEGTQQVISFIGEVVKSSRLVELLFKQPGKKAKKKAKDDKEKAKLSLKGSKAQKKRRPADTSDTSSLNEPVLQEQVEKLNRQNTEHSHGKAEADNQRREERGSGGRRQESAELILDGSHTSAAQSEDRKEATKEEEEEEEGDVFEDSEPDDEQGKAEDVRPEQAGKVEDDGKKKHKGEAEDALSVNADICKTSLLSQESSEEVGDAATCSKRHVTEEDPVKEDLKKSRVEDGEVKNADGQVVEGGEPQASKSDEGKTEVDEEGKEKESAVKEFVIDSSPPPLAPFDHRIVTPKPHQIASYYTINRDEVLGGGRFGQVHKCIENSSGLTLAAKIIKARSQKEKDVVRNEMQVMNQLNHANLIQLYAAFESRHDIILVMEYVEGGELFDRIIDENYNLTELDTVLFIRQICEGLQYMHKMYILHLDLKPENILCVSRATNKIKIIDFGLARRYKPREKLRVNFGTPEFLAPEVINYEFVSFPTDMWSLGVITYMLLSGLSPFLGDDDNETLNNILACQWNFEEEEFADISDEAKDFITLLLVKSKSWRMSAAESLRHPWLSDRSLHYRLNQKKNKCHSTHAPSPESQTEKL; translated from the exons ATGAGCTCCAGCCTTGTCAACTCTTTAGCCAAAGTCTATGATCCAAATCCTCTTCATGGTCAGAAGCCTGGTGGAAGGAAGCTCTCACTTAATGGATCAGACAAGTCCCAAGCTTCTTCATCATCACCTTCCTCCCCTCATGATGCCGCCCTGCGCTGCGTGGAGAGCCGAATGGACTCACTGAGCTCTCAGATGGAGTGTTTGCTCAACATGCAGCATACCGTCTTGACCCGGCTGGATGGCTTGTCCCAGGACGTCAGGGGTATGGGTCAGGATCTGGCCTCTATGCGCAAAGATGGCCATGGGGGGAGACACCGGTCTGGGGTAGAGGCGGTGTGCAGAGAGCTGCGTGGGGCCGTGGAGAGGGCCAGCGAGCGGATGGAGAGTCAGGGACGCAGGCTGGAAGGGGTGGAGAGGCTGGTGGAGGGCACCCAGCAGGTGATCAGCTTCATTGGGGAGGTGGTGAAGAGCTCCAGGCTGGTGGAGCTGCTGTTTAAACAGCCTGGAAAGAAGGCTAAAAAGAAG GCAAAGGATGACAAGGAGAAAGCCAAACTGAGCCTGAAGGGCTCGAAGGCCCAGAAGAAGAGGAGACCTGCGGACACGTCAG ACACTTCCTCGCTGAATGAGCCAGTGCTGCAGGAGCAGGTGGAAAAACTCAACAGGCAGAACACTGAGCACTCTCATGGAAAAGCAGAGGCTGACAatcagaggagggaggagagaggaagcgGAGGACGAAGACAGGAGTCGGCGGAGCTGATCCTGGACGGATCACACACCTCTGCCGCCCAGTCAGAGGACAGGAAGGAGGCAActaaggaggaagaggaggaagaggagggggatgTCTTTGAGGACTCCGAGCCCGACGATGAACAGGGGAAGGCAGAAGATGTTCGTCCTGAACAGGCTGGCAAAGTAGAGGATGATGGGAAGAAAAAGCATAAAGGAGAGGCAGAAGACGCCCTAAGTGTCAATGCAGATATCTGCAAGACCTCTCTCCTGTCACAGGAAAG CTCTGAGGAGGTGGGCGACGCGGCCACATGCAGCAAACGTCATGTCACAGAAGAAGACCCGGTGAAGGAGGACCTGAAAAAGAGCAGAGTGGAAGACGGTGAAGTGAAAAATGCTGATGGGCAGGTGGTGGAGGGGGGCGAGCCTCAGGCCTCCAAATCTGACGAAGGAAAGACAGAGGTGGATGAGGAAGGGAAGGAGAAAGAGTCAGCGGTGAAGGAATTTGTAATTG ACTCAAGCCCTCCGCCGTTGGCACCTTTCGACCACCGCATCGTGACTCCCAAACCCCATCAGATAGCCAGCTATTACACTATCAACAGAGACGAGGTCTTGGGAGG GGGACGTTTTGGACAAGTCCACAAGTGCATAGAAAACTCGTCCGGTCTGACGTTGGCTGCCAAGATCATCAAAGCCAGGAGCCAGAAAGAGAAG gACGTGGTGAGGAATGAGATGCAGGTGATGAACCAGCTAAACCACGCCAACCTCATCCAGCTGTATGCCGCCTTCGAGTCACGCCATGACATCATCCTGGTCATGGAATA TgtggagggaggagagctgtTTGACCGCATCATTGATGAGAATTACAACTTGACAGAGTTGGACACGGTGCTGTTCATACGCCAGATCTGTGAAGGGCTGCAGTACATGCATAAGATGTACATCCTGCATCTTGACCTTAAG CCGGAGAACATTCTTTGTGTCAGCAGAGCGACTAACAAGATTAAAATCATTGACTTTGGCCTGGCCAGGAG GTATAAACCCAGGGAAAAGCTGAGGGTCAACTTTGGAACCCCTGAATTTTTAGCTCCTGAGGTCATCAACTACGAGTTTGTTTCATTCCCCACAGACATGTGGAGCCTTGGCGTCATCACTTACATGCT GCTCAGTGGCTTGTCTCCGTTTCTAGGGGACGACGACAACGAGACACTGAACAACATCCTGGCCTGTCAGTGGAACTTTGAGGAAGAAGAGTTTGCGGACATCTCGGACGAGGCCAAAGACTTCATCACCCTTCTGCTGGTGAAGAGTAAGAGCTGGAGGATGAGCGCAGCAGAGTCCCTCAGACACCCCTGGCTGTCAGACCGGAGTCTGCACTATCGACTTAACCAGaag AAAAACAAGTGCCACTCCACACATGCTCCTTCTCCAGAGAGCCAGACAG AAAAACTGTGA